Proteins found in one Macrobrachium nipponense isolate FS-2020 chromosome 4, ASM1510439v2, whole genome shotgun sequence genomic segment:
- the LOC135211165 gene encoding ninjurin-2-like: MHTTLDVSIPLGRPMNTEAGHGTRKPVDLNVMKRNMSVAKGFMDISLISANANQLKNLLNNGDTSSASYYFVFTGIIASLAIQITTGVLLIVNERFNINDEDDKEWCDRLNDISVCLIFLVVVINVFVSSFGVSVHHPSESYEKY, translated from the exons ATGCACACTACGCTGGATGTTAGCATTCCTCTGGGAAGGCCTATGAATACTGAAGCTG GGCATGGTACACGAAAACCGGTTGACCTTAACGTGATGAAACGTAACATGTCTGTAGCCAAAGGGTTCATGGATATCAGTCTTATCTCAGCTAATGCAAATCAATTGAAAAATTTACTCAATAATGGAGATACCTCGAGTGCAAGCTATTACTTTGTCTTCACAGGAATTATTGCAAGTCTGGCCATACAG attaccACTGGGGTGCTGCTCATTGTGAACGAAAGATTTAATATTAATGATGAGGACGACAAAGAATGGTGTGATCGTCTCAATGACATCTCCGTCTGTCTGATATTTCTGGTTGTTGTGATTAATGTCTTTGTATCCAGTTTTGGAGTTAGTGTACACCATCCATCTGagtcatatgaaaaatattaa